The following proteins come from a genomic window of Pyxidicoccus sp. MSG2:
- a CDS encoding polysaccharide deacetylase family protein, translating into METTTRALAPGQVIVSLNFDDCLANQLQAASMLEARGMRGTFYINSARLGMSGRLTLTQVRALRDAGHEIGGHTLTHPHLTELSADDQRREICNDRVALLNAGFRVTSFAYPFGDKDSVTRQIVIDCNYNSARESGGLRSPGGSSSNPYGEPVPPADAYAIRTHGSVQSTTSLDTMKAWVLNAENSGGGWIPIVFHHICSPCDPPQQYSISPANLAAFLDWLAPRVSRGTTVALMDTVIGGALKPPVSWPPTSSQLFQNPSLEADSNGDGTPDCWQRGGFGTNTFTWTRTSDAHSGSWAQQVRITSYTSGDRKLISLQDSGTCAPAATSGHRYRISAWYKATTSVRFKAYTRDSSGVWDYWTQGPLLPAVSSYTRAEWTTPGVPSSARRLSLGMSIDRVGTLTVDDYSLNDIDATTARPADYPRAEEEEEAAAPMSP; encoded by the coding sequence ATGGAAACCACCACTCGCGCGCTGGCGCCGGGTCAGGTCATCGTCTCGCTGAACTTCGATGACTGTCTGGCCAACCAGCTCCAGGCCGCGTCCATGCTCGAAGCACGGGGCATGCGCGGCACCTTCTACATCAACAGCGCCAGGCTGGGCATGTCCGGCCGCCTGACCCTCACCCAGGTGCGCGCCCTTCGGGACGCCGGGCATGAGATTGGCGGCCACACGCTGACCCACCCGCACCTCACTGAGCTCTCCGCGGACGACCAGCGCAGGGAAATCTGCAACGACCGGGTGGCCCTGCTCAACGCCGGCTTCCGGGTGACGTCCTTCGCCTACCCGTTCGGCGACAAGGACTCCGTCACGCGGCAGATTGTCATCGACTGCAACTACAACTCGGCCCGGGAGAGTGGCGGCCTGCGCTCGCCCGGCGGCAGCAGCAGCAATCCCTACGGCGAGCCCGTGCCTCCCGCGGACGCCTACGCGATTCGCACGCATGGCTCCGTGCAGAGCACCACCTCGCTCGACACGATGAAGGCCTGGGTGCTCAACGCGGAGAACTCCGGCGGCGGATGGATTCCCATCGTCTTCCACCACATCTGCTCGCCGTGCGACCCGCCCCAGCAGTACTCCATCTCCCCGGCCAACCTGGCGGCGTTCCTCGACTGGTTGGCCCCCCGCGTCTCGCGTGGCACCACCGTCGCCCTCATGGATACCGTCATCGGCGGCGCCCTGAAGCCGCCCGTCTCCTGGCCGCCCACGTCCTCGCAGCTGTTCCAGAACCCATCGCTGGAGGCGGACAGCAACGGCGATGGCACGCCGGACTGCTGGCAGCGCGGCGGCTTCGGCACCAACACCTTCACCTGGACGCGGACGTCGGACGCGCACAGCGGGAGCTGGGCGCAGCAGGTGCGCATCACCAGCTACACCAGCGGCGACCGCAAGCTCATCAGCCTGCAGGACAGCGGCACGTGCGCCCCCGCGGCCACCAGCGGCCACCGCTACCGCATCTCCGCCTGGTACAAGGCCACCACGTCGGTGCGCTTCAAGGCGTACACCCGCGACAGCTCAGGCGTCTGGGACTACTGGACGCAGGGCCCGCTGCTGCCGGCCGTGAGCAGCTACACCCGCGCCGAGTGGACGACGCCGGGAGTGCCGAGCTCGGCCCGCCGGCTCAGCCTCGGCATGTCGATAGACCGGGTGGGCACCCTCACCGTGGACGACTACTCGCTCAACGACATCGACGCGACGACGGCCCGCCCGGCGGACTACCCGCGCGCCGAGGAGGAGGAAGAGGCCGCGGCCCCGATGTCGCCCTGA
- a CDS encoding transglutaminase-like domain-containing protein: MTRPLRLTSLAAVSLCALLTGAPPVLAQAPAKPAVSTTAPAKAELSDVVKAPRPKGGEYFGLYLMDKKVGWLFTDVELLPGEPARVKATNQLVFKAMVATRVSERVHREERVYEAKPGGRLLSFTVTQKGDGGDQMLEGTAMPDGMRVVRKRPGRPDEELPKLPTPREHVEDSDPARVALLRKAKVTGFTLDGLDLETYGLTTTVEPPEQRVINGVKVKLSRVSSLSEKEKVPVTSFITQRGETVLVDFGQTMQARKETEPVAKRLDLVEVFGLTRVVLPKPLPESARAVPGKVTLVVQGLPEKFREETYRQHFKPLPDGKVEVTLSAAAPAEKARKPRPLADPDGGENLKSSIIVESDAPAIREQAKKIVGDEKDAYRAAQKVSTWVATNLEKDYGASADRATDVLSQRRGDCTEHSLLTVALLRAAGIPARRVDGVIYMVNQDGVPALYWHEWVEAYVGEWTQMDPTFNQVVADATHFGFGEEGNAEITPLIGALKVTDVK, encoded by the coding sequence ATGACCCGCCCGCTCCGCCTGACGTCCCTCGCCGCCGTGTCCCTGTGCGCCCTGCTGACGGGCGCGCCGCCTGTCCTCGCCCAGGCCCCCGCCAAGCCCGCGGTGTCAACGACGGCCCCGGCGAAGGCCGAGCTGTCGGACGTGGTGAAGGCCCCCCGCCCGAAGGGGGGCGAGTACTTCGGCCTCTACCTCATGGACAAGAAGGTGGGCTGGCTCTTCACGGACGTGGAGCTCCTGCCCGGCGAGCCCGCGCGGGTGAAGGCCACCAACCAGCTCGTCTTCAAGGCCATGGTGGCCACGCGCGTGTCCGAGCGCGTGCACCGCGAGGAGCGCGTCTACGAGGCGAAGCCCGGCGGGCGCCTCCTGTCCTTCACCGTGACGCAGAAGGGGGACGGCGGAGACCAGATGCTGGAGGGCACCGCCATGCCCGACGGCATGCGCGTGGTGCGCAAGCGCCCGGGCCGCCCGGACGAGGAATTGCCGAAGCTGCCCACCCCGCGGGAGCACGTGGAGGACTCGGACCCCGCGCGCGTGGCCCTGCTGCGCAAGGCGAAGGTGACGGGCTTCACGCTGGACGGGTTGGATTTGGAGACCTACGGCCTCACCACCACCGTGGAGCCCCCGGAGCAGCGGGTCATCAACGGGGTGAAGGTGAAGCTGAGCCGGGTCAGCTCGCTGTCGGAGAAGGAGAAGGTGCCCGTCACCTCCTTCATCACCCAGCGCGGGGAGACGGTGCTGGTGGACTTCGGCCAGACGATGCAGGCGCGCAAGGAGACGGAGCCCGTCGCCAAGCGCCTGGACCTGGTGGAGGTGTTCGGCCTCACCCGCGTGGTGCTCCCCAAGCCGCTGCCCGAGTCCGCGCGCGCGGTGCCCGGCAAGGTGACGCTGGTGGTGCAGGGGCTGCCGGAGAAGTTCCGCGAGGAGACGTACCGGCAGCACTTCAAGCCCCTGCCCGACGGCAAGGTGGAGGTGACGCTGTCGGCGGCGGCGCCCGCGGAGAAGGCCCGCAAGCCCCGGCCGCTGGCGGACCCGGACGGGGGGGAGAACCTCAAGTCCTCCATCATCGTGGAGAGCGACGCCCCGGCCATCCGCGAGCAGGCGAAGAAGATTGTCGGCGACGAGAAGGACGCATACCGCGCGGCCCAGAAGGTGAGCACCTGGGTGGCCACGAATCTGGAGAAGGACTACGGGGCCAGCGCGGACCGGGCCACGGACGTGCTGAGCCAGCGGCGCGGGGACTGCACGGAGCACTCGCTGCTGACGGTGGCCCTGCTGCGCGCGGCGGGCATCCCCGCGCGGCGCGTGGACGGCGTCATCTACATGGTGAACCAGGACGGCGTGCCCGCCCTCTACTGGCACGAGTGGGTGGAGGCCTACGTGGGGGAATGGACCCAGATGGACCCCACCTTCAACCAGGTGGTGGCGGACGCCACGCACTTCGGCTTCGGCGAGGAGGGGAACGCGGAAATCACCCCCCTCATCGGCGCGCTGAAGGTGACTGACGTGAAGTGA
- a CDS encoding GNAT family N-acetyltransferase encodes MDIRPLVAKDKEPLAALIRKIETFSPQEVEVAIELVGIALTPGNTDYSIVVADRGGQLVGYVCYGPTPMTEDTYDLYWIASSPEVRGQGVGAALVSAMEGDIRRRNGRLIRVETSATEAYGPTRGFYASMKYGEEARIRDFYKVGDDLIILTKRM; translated from the coding sequence ATGGACATCCGGCCACTCGTCGCAAAGGACAAGGAGCCCCTCGCCGCACTGATTCGAAAGATCGAAACCTTCTCGCCGCAGGAGGTTGAGGTCGCCATCGAGCTGGTCGGCATCGCGCTCACGCCGGGCAACACGGACTACTCCATCGTCGTCGCGGACCGGGGCGGTCAGCTCGTGGGCTACGTCTGCTACGGCCCCACGCCGATGACGGAGGACACCTACGACCTGTACTGGATTGCCTCCTCGCCGGAGGTCCGGGGCCAGGGCGTGGGCGCCGCGCTGGTGTCCGCCATGGAGGGCGACATCCGCCGCCGCAACGGTCGCCTCATCCGAGTGGAGACGAGCGCCACGGAGGCCTACGGCCCCACCCGCGGCTTCTACGCCTCCATGAAGTACGGCGAGGAGGCGCGCATCCGCGACTTCTACAAGGTGGGGGACGACCTCATCATCCTCACCAAGCGGATGTAG
- a CDS encoding D-alanine--D-alanine ligase family protein, which produces MHIILLHNRDHDLLEDDPGREAREDVVRVASALAEALSRGDTVAEPLAIEGDRLDFVDTLRRRQPDLVVNLCESLAADSRGEMAVPCLLDALGLAYTGSSALSLGLALHKPKAKEVLSARGVPTPPFRVVQKLEDALAVDLPWPLIVKPAREDASVGVTADSVVYERAALVRACDAVLRTFHQPALVEQFIPGREIYVPLLGNQPRQPLPLTEIHFGRTFEERPNIVSYTAKWEPESDEYRDTTSGPCQVDVTLEARCVQVALEAFAALDCQDYGRVDLRVSPEGVPYVIDINPNCDLHPSAGFAKAAKAAGMDYAALAARLVEVALERAHGHPATRRKGQGAPRRTDSKDRNLLAAGG; this is translated from the coding sequence ATGCACATCATTTTGCTGCACAACCGCGACCACGACCTCCTCGAGGACGACCCCGGACGGGAGGCCCGCGAGGATGTCGTGCGCGTCGCCTCGGCCCTGGCCGAGGCCCTCTCCCGCGGGGACACCGTCGCCGAGCCGCTCGCCATCGAAGGCGACCGGCTGGACTTCGTGGACACGCTGCGCCGGCGCCAGCCGGACCTCGTCGTCAACCTCTGCGAGTCGCTCGCGGCGGACAGCCGCGGGGAGATGGCGGTCCCCTGCCTGCTCGACGCGCTGGGGCTGGCCTACACCGGCTCGTCCGCCCTGTCGCTCGGGCTGGCGCTCCACAAGCCGAAGGCCAAGGAGGTGCTGAGCGCGCGCGGCGTGCCCACCCCGCCCTTCCGCGTGGTGCAGAAGCTCGAGGACGCGCTGGCGGTGGACCTGCCCTGGCCCCTCATCGTCAAGCCCGCGCGCGAGGACGCCAGCGTGGGCGTCACGGCCGACTCCGTCGTGTACGAGCGCGCCGCGCTGGTGCGCGCCTGTGACGCGGTGCTCCGCACCTTCCATCAGCCGGCCCTCGTGGAGCAGTTCATTCCCGGGCGCGAAATCTACGTGCCGCTGCTGGGCAACCAGCCGCGCCAGCCACTGCCGCTGACAGAGATTCACTTCGGCCGTACCTTCGAGGAGCGGCCGAACATCGTCTCCTACACCGCCAAGTGGGAGCCGGAGTCGGACGAGTACCGCGACACGACCAGCGGGCCCTGCCAGGTGGACGTGACGCTGGAGGCGCGTTGCGTGCAAGTGGCGCTAGAAGCCTTTGCAGCACTGGACTGTCAGGACTATGGACGGGTCGATCTCCGGGTATCCCCGGAGGGCGTGCCCTACGTCATCGACATCAACCCCAACTGTGACCTTCATCCGAGCGCAGGGTTCGCCAAGGCCGCCAAGGCCGCTGGAATGGACTATGCGGCCCTGGCGGCCCGGCTCGTGGAGGTCGCTCTCGAGAGAGCACATGGACATCCGGCCACTCGTCGCAAAGGACAAGGAGCCCCTCGCCGCACTGATTCGAAAGATCGAAACCTTCTCGCCGCAGGAGGTTGA
- a CDS encoding HD domain-containing protein — translation MRIRDPIHGTIPVSDPEKAVIDSRHYQRLRYVRQLGFGDLAFPGATHTRHIHSLGAMHVASRVFGAVASRSSLPDEVRERFCAAVRLAVLCHDLGHMPLSHASERIAPKRSLLRLPSWLDAAAEGEQATHEDYTAKILLDSSLTPIIERHFGSLGITPMAAVALISGAKPPKDPGFTHQGVDWTPLLRAIVSGELDADRMDYLLRDSFYTGVNYGRYDMDWIIGNLNPAVKDGRAYLALSRAAAFAFEDFLLSRYHMFVSVYLHHTSVNFDYMLRRYYEESPGEFEIPSDMEDFLLCDDAALWYTLRRSKNRWAERISRRQGFKLLAQFTERDTGYDLDVLRSALVTHNFEHYVVESMNVLSKYASGAGSKGPSLFIIDASTGRLTEVARYTPLYQRYSGAVRLSRLYVRPDQAEKAHELMGRLLGQTVQP, via the coding sequence ATGCGTATCCGCGACCCCATCCACGGCACCATTCCGGTGAGCGACCCGGAGAAGGCCGTCATCGACAGCCGGCACTACCAGCGGCTTCGCTACGTGCGCCAGTTGGGCTTCGGAGACCTCGCCTTCCCGGGTGCCACGCACACCCGCCACATCCACTCGCTGGGGGCCATGCACGTGGCCTCGCGCGTCTTCGGCGCGGTGGCCTCGCGCTCGTCGCTGCCGGACGAGGTGCGGGAGCGCTTCTGCGCGGCCGTCCGGCTGGCGGTGCTCTGCCACGACCTGGGGCACATGCCCCTGTCCCATGCCTCGGAGCGCATCGCCCCGAAGCGCTCGCTCCTGCGCCTGCCCTCCTGGTTGGACGCCGCGGCGGAGGGCGAGCAGGCCACCCACGAGGACTACACGGCGAAAATCCTGCTCGACAGCTCGCTGACGCCCATCATCGAGCGGCACTTCGGCTCGCTGGGCATCACCCCCATGGCGGCCGTGGCGCTGATTTCCGGCGCGAAGCCGCCGAAGGACCCGGGCTTCACGCACCAGGGCGTGGACTGGACGCCGCTCCTGCGCGCGATTGTGTCCGGGGAGCTGGACGCGGACCGGATGGACTACCTGCTGCGGGACTCCTTCTACACGGGAGTGAACTACGGCCGGTACGACATGGACTGGATCATCGGCAACCTCAACCCGGCGGTGAAGGACGGGCGGGCGTACCTCGCGCTGAGCCGGGCGGCGGCGTTCGCCTTCGAGGACTTCCTGCTCAGCCGCTACCACATGTTCGTGTCGGTGTACCTGCACCACACGTCGGTGAACTTCGACTACATGCTGCGGCGCTACTACGAGGAGTCGCCCGGCGAGTTCGAGATTCCGTCGGACATGGAGGACTTCCTCCTCTGCGACGACGCGGCGCTCTGGTACACGCTGCGCCGCTCGAAGAATCGCTGGGCCGAGCGCATCAGCCGGCGGCAGGGCTTCAAGCTGCTGGCCCAGTTCACCGAGCGCGACACGGGGTACGACCTGGACGTCCTGCGCAGTGCGCTGGTGACGCACAACTTCGAGCACTACGTCGTCGAGTCGATGAACGTCCTCAGCAAGTACGCCTCCGGTGCGGGGAGCAAGGGGCCGAGCCTGTTCATCATCGACGCTTCCACCGGGCGGCTGACGGAAGTGGCGCGCTACACCCCCCTGTATCAGCGCTACAGTGGCGCGGTGCGCCTCAGCCGGCTGTACGTGCGGCCGGACCAGGCGGAGAAGGCACACGAGCTGATGGGCCGGCTCCTCGGCCAGACGGTGCAACCATGA
- a CDS encoding MBL fold metallo-hydrolase — protein MSERLPGLGLGLDTSHTPVEPRPSSVAVLYRRTGAGVEVYWVKRGKQLAFAGGFYAFPGGKLDAADAEVPVRGATGEEAALRSAAARELFEEAGVLVAEGAEALSPERLTELRKALLAGERGWGDILKAEGLELRADDFRAAGRWVTPPSLPVRFDTRFYLVEAPEHSRAEWWPGELSEGAWVTPADALARWGDGTALLHPPALHAFQVLGAFTDEAEARARMMTPSFCPGYVAQRIEFQQGVRVMALETPTLPPAAHTNAYVLGNGELLVVDPGASDVKQYAKLLSLLSGLKAEGLKVVAVVLTHHHGDHVGGARAVKERLGVPLWCHALTADRLDFPVERLLEDGEVLELAGDVPQRWRVLHTPGHARGHLCLVDERSRAAVVGDMVAGVGSIVIDPPEGNMREYLAQLARLRDLPVTTLYPAHGPPMPDGPAKLQEYLNHRALRESLILQAVPPEGATLAQVVSTAYADTPPLLHPVAERSALATLEKLMEEGRVREESLQYFRV, from the coding sequence ATGAGTGAGCGTCTCCCCGGTCTGGGCCTCGGCCTGGACACCAGTCACACCCCCGTCGAGCCCCGACCGTCCTCGGTGGCGGTGCTCTACCGGCGCACGGGCGCGGGCGTGGAGGTGTACTGGGTGAAGCGCGGCAAGCAGCTCGCCTTCGCGGGCGGCTTCTACGCCTTCCCGGGCGGAAAGCTGGACGCCGCGGACGCCGAGGTCCCCGTGCGGGGCGCGACGGGAGAGGAGGCGGCACTGCGCTCGGCCGCCGCGCGCGAGCTGTTCGAGGAGGCCGGCGTGCTGGTGGCCGAGGGCGCGGAGGCACTCTCCCCGGAGCGGCTGACGGAGCTGCGCAAGGCACTGCTGGCGGGCGAGCGGGGCTGGGGTGACATCCTGAAGGCGGAGGGGCTGGAGCTGCGCGCGGACGACTTCCGCGCCGCGGGCCGGTGGGTGACGCCGCCGTCCCTGCCCGTGCGCTTCGACACGCGCTTCTACCTGGTGGAGGCGCCGGAGCACTCGCGGGCGGAGTGGTGGCCCGGGGAGCTGTCCGAAGGCGCATGGGTGACGCCCGCGGACGCGCTGGCGCGCTGGGGGGACGGCACGGCACTCCTGCACCCGCCCGCGCTGCACGCCTTCCAGGTGCTCGGCGCCTTCACGGACGAGGCGGAGGCACGGGCGCGGATGATGACGCCGTCGTTCTGCCCGGGCTACGTCGCCCAGCGCATCGAGTTCCAGCAGGGCGTGCGGGTGATGGCGCTGGAGACACCCACGCTGCCGCCGGCCGCGCACACGAATGCGTACGTGCTGGGCAACGGCGAGCTGCTGGTGGTGGACCCGGGCGCCTCGGACGTGAAGCAGTACGCGAAGCTGCTGTCGCTTCTCTCGGGGCTGAAGGCGGAGGGCCTCAAGGTGGTGGCGGTGGTGCTCACCCACCACCACGGGGACCACGTCGGCGGGGCGCGCGCGGTGAAGGAGCGGCTGGGCGTGCCGCTGTGGTGCCATGCGCTCACGGCGGACCGGCTGGACTTCCCGGTGGAGCGGCTGCTGGAGGATGGCGAGGTGTTGGAACTGGCCGGCGATGTGCCGCAGCGCTGGCGTGTGCTGCACACGCCCGGCCATGCCCGGGGCCACCTCTGCCTGGTGGACGAGCGCAGCCGGGCGGCGGTGGTGGGGGACATGGTGGCGGGCGTGGGCTCCATCGTCATCGACCCGCCCGAGGGCAACATGCGCGAGTACCTGGCGCAGCTCGCGCGGCTGCGGGATTTGCCCGTGACGACGCTGTACCCCGCTCATGGCCCTCCGATGCCGGACGGGCCCGCGAAGCTGCAGGAGTACCTGAACCACCGCGCCCTGCGTGAGTCGCTCATCCTCCAGGCGGTGCCGCCGGAGGGGGCCACGCTGGCGCAGGTGGTGTCCACGGCGTACGCGGACACGCCGCCGCTCCTGCACCCGGTGGCCGAGCGCAGCGCGCTGGCCACGCTGGAGAAGCTGATGGAAGAGGGACGCGTGCGCGAGGAGTCGCTCCAGTACTTCCGCGTGTAG
- a CDS encoding GlsB/YeaQ/YmgE family stress response membrane protein has product MKPPRVLSTWLAVLVLTGTGAAWGQETPGDEPAEGSEAEPAEAPVTELTPPPLIPVPSSGTSDRPSRQTPPPEGEDTREPSGRGEVPSTTVSEPARPVRAAARAEDPVPRVAVELVGGTAGGIVAGTVGLVAGYVLALPTVGCDDCRVVSLVGGFTGVLIGIPAGTWVGGRLMGGKGQFLATAGGSLVGWGGALLGSLVLDSGNSDALSLALLVMPVAGATVGYELSQASGPAAPQPPISRHSQVRVVPLAGMTEHGPRLGLMGRF; this is encoded by the coding sequence GTGAAGCCTCCGCGCGTGCTCTCCACCTGGCTGGCCGTCCTCGTCCTCACGGGTACCGGTGCCGCCTGGGGACAGGAGACGCCCGGGGACGAGCCCGCCGAGGGGTCCGAAGCCGAGCCGGCCGAGGCCCCCGTCACCGAGCTGACCCCGCCGCCGCTCATCCCCGTCCCCTCGTCGGGGACGTCGGACCGGCCATCCCGCCAGACGCCGCCCCCCGAGGGCGAGGACACCCGCGAGCCGTCGGGGCGAGGGGAAGTGCCCTCCACCACCGTGAGCGAGCCCGCCCGCCCCGTCCGCGCCGCCGCGCGCGCCGAGGACCCCGTGCCCCGCGTGGCGGTGGAATTGGTGGGAGGCACCGCTGGCGGAATCGTGGCGGGCACCGTGGGGCTGGTGGCAGGCTATGTCCTGGCGCTACCCACGGTGGGTTGTGACGACTGTCGCGTCGTGTCGCTCGTGGGTGGCTTCACCGGCGTGTTGATTGGCATCCCCGCGGGCACGTGGGTGGGCGGCCGGCTCATGGGCGGCAAGGGCCAGTTCCTCGCCACCGCCGGCGGCAGCCTCGTGGGATGGGGCGGCGCGCTGCTGGGCTCGCTGGTGCTGGACTCGGGCAACAGTGACGCGCTCTCGCTCGCGCTGCTGGTGATGCCCGTTGCAGGCGCCACCGTGGGCTACGAATTGTCCCAGGCGTCCGGGCCCGCCGCCCCGCAGCCCCCCATCTCCCGTCACTCCCAGGTCCGGGTGGTGCCCCTCGCGGGCATGACGGAGCATGGGCCCCGGCTCGGGTTGATGGGCCGCTTCTGA
- a CDS encoding cytochrome c/FTR1 family iron permease yields the protein MTRAALSVLFLLFVLPLSARAEGTSEERTWHRLIGILQYLEADYPNAIETQSEFELAEQKSFAAEAVDAAKGLGPAAEAFLPRVQAIQARVDHAQDAPGVSRDCGALVEDLVLAGGLARSPRRLPDLKRGEALYKTNCAACHGVDGHADVPIAANMEPAPAKFQDAELMGGLTPYKAFNTTSFGVPGTSMPSYPTLSEEERWSLAFFVFTLRQPPCEGTPPSASLERLANSTDDDLVKEYGQEHLACLRRKLPDADEERSLLLARAGIEEAMRQGAAGNSAAAKAALLDAYLNGVEPVEPKLRSRDPELVMRMEKAFLQARLAAESGSPHLQDEGRELISLLDQARRSTGSAADLVSTMWLTLLIMLREGFEATIIVAALLAALKKMKATEHIRVVQAGWISALVVGAISYVLGRHLLAGAQREWMEGLAALLAVVMLVYAALWLNARSNMSQFMGELRQKMQGALGRGSMAGLFFISFTAVLRESFETAIFLQGLALDSPAGVAWGALLGVVAILVLVLFVNRMGYRLPMKTLFNVSTIVLVVTAVMLLGKGLHSLQEVGALPLVPLRFITVDLLGIYPDAVSLVPQALLAAAPLVWLLLRRRARAQRVPEVSAS from the coding sequence ATGACTCGCGCTGCCCTGTCCGTGCTGTTCCTGCTGTTCGTGCTGCCCCTGTCGGCGCGTGCCGAGGGCACCTCGGAGGAGCGGACCTGGCACCGGCTGATCGGCATCCTCCAGTACCTGGAGGCGGACTACCCGAACGCCATCGAGACCCAGTCGGAGTTCGAGCTGGCGGAGCAGAAGAGCTTCGCGGCGGAGGCGGTGGACGCGGCGAAGGGCCTGGGCCCTGCCGCGGAGGCCTTCCTGCCGCGCGTGCAGGCCATCCAGGCGCGGGTGGACCACGCCCAGGACGCGCCGGGCGTCAGCCGGGACTGCGGCGCGCTGGTGGAGGACCTGGTGCTGGCCGGTGGCCTCGCCCGCAGCCCGCGCCGTCTGCCGGACCTGAAGCGCGGCGAAGCGCTCTACAAGACCAACTGCGCGGCGTGCCACGGCGTGGACGGCCACGCGGACGTGCCCATCGCCGCGAACATGGAGCCCGCCCCCGCGAAGTTCCAGGACGCCGAGCTGATGGGCGGCCTCACCCCCTACAAGGCCTTCAACACCACCAGCTTCGGCGTGCCGGGCACGTCGATGCCGTCCTACCCCACCCTCTCCGAGGAGGAGCGCTGGTCGCTGGCCTTCTTCGTCTTCACCCTGCGCCAGCCCCCCTGCGAGGGCACTCCGCCGAGCGCCTCGCTGGAGCGCCTGGCCAACTCCACCGATGACGACCTGGTGAAGGAGTACGGCCAGGAGCACCTCGCCTGCCTGCGCCGCAAGCTGCCGGACGCGGACGAGGAGCGCTCCCTGCTGCTCGCGCGCGCAGGCATCGAAGAGGCCATGCGCCAGGGCGCCGCCGGAAACAGCGCGGCCGCGAAGGCGGCCCTGCTGGACGCGTACCTCAACGGCGTGGAGCCGGTGGAGCCCAAGCTGCGCTCCAGGGACCCGGAGCTGGTGATGCGCATGGAGAAGGCCTTCCTCCAGGCGCGGCTGGCGGCGGAGAGCGGCAGCCCCCATCTGCAGGACGAGGGACGCGAGCTCATCTCCCTGCTGGACCAGGCGCGCCGGAGCACGGGCAGCGCGGCGGACCTGGTGTCCACGATGTGGCTGACGCTGCTCATCATGCTGCGCGAGGGCTTCGAGGCCACCATCATCGTCGCCGCGCTGCTGGCGGCGCTGAAGAAGATGAAGGCCACCGAGCACATCCGCGTGGTGCAGGCCGGGTGGATTTCCGCGCTCGTCGTCGGCGCCATCTCCTACGTGCTGGGCCGCCACCTGCTGGCCGGTGCGCAGCGCGAGTGGATGGAGGGCCTGGCGGCGCTGCTGGCGGTGGTCATGCTGGTGTACGCCGCGCTGTGGCTCAACGCGCGCTCCAACATGAGCCAGTTCATGGGCGAGCTGCGCCAGAAGATGCAGGGCGCGCTGGGGCGCGGCAGCATGGCGGGCCTGTTCTTCATCTCCTTCACCGCGGTGCTGCGCGAGAGCTTCGAGACGGCCATCTTCCTCCAGGGGCTCGCGCTGGACTCTCCGGCGGGCGTGGCCTGGGGCGCGCTCCTCGGTGTGGTGGCCATCCTCGTGCTGGTCCTCTTCGTCAACCGCATGGGCTACCGGCTGCCCATGAAGACGCTCTTCAACGTGTCCACCATCGTCCTCGTCGTCACCGCTGTCATGCTGCTGGGCAAGGGCCTGCACTCGCTGCAGGAGGTGGGCGCGCTGCCGCTGGTGCCGCTGCGCTTCATCACCGTGGACCTGCTGGGCATCTACCCGGACGCGGTGTCGCTGGTCCCGCAGGCGCTGCTGGCCGCGGCCCCCCTCGTCTGGCTGCTGCTGCGCCGCCGGGCCCGCGCGCAGCGCGTGCCCGAGGTCTCCGCGAGCTGA
- a CDS encoding dihydrofolate reductase yields the protein MRLSAIVAMASNRVIGAGNQLPWRLSADLARFKKLTMGHTLVMGRKTYESIGRPLPGRTFIVVTRQKDYAPPGVMVAHSVDEALLLARARGDDEVFIAGGADMYAQTMDRWNRLYLTRIAREFPGDTYFPEVDLSGWRLVEDAQHPEAELPHAFLTYER from the coding sequence ATGAGACTGTCCGCCATCGTCGCCATGGCTTCCAACCGGGTCATCGGCGCCGGCAACCAGCTCCCGTGGCGACTGTCCGCGGACCTGGCCCGCTTCAAGAAGCTCACCATGGGCCACACCCTGGTCATGGGCCGCAAGACGTACGAGTCCATCGGCCGTCCGCTGCCGGGCCGTACCTTCATCGTCGTCACCCGGCAGAAGGACTACGCGCCCCCGGGCGTCATGGTGGCGCACTCGGTGGACGAGGCGCTCTTGCTGGCCCGGGCGCGCGGCGACGACGAGGTCTTCATCGCGGGTGGCGCGGACATGTACGCGCAGACGATGGACCGCTGGAACCGGCTCTACCTCACGCGCATCGCCCGCGAGTTCCCCGGCGACACGTACTTCCCCGAGGTGGACCTGTCCGGCTGGCGGCTCGTCGAGGACGCGCAGCACCCGGAGGCCGAGTTGCCCCACGCGTTCCTCACGTACGAGCGCTGA